In Candidatus Polarisedimenticolia bacterium, one DNA window encodes the following:
- a CDS encoding anti-sigma regulatory factor: protein MNDETRVPINSDQDIVAARQRGRALAQQLGFSNSSLTLIATAISELARNILLYAKRGELSLGVVENNGAKGITVIARDEGPGIPDVERAMELGFSTSGSLGLGLPGVKRLMDEFEIVSIAGGGTTVKAKKWKR from the coding sequence GTGAACGACGAGACGAGGGTCCCGATCAATTCGGACCAGGACATCGTCGCCGCGCGCCAGCGGGGGCGGGCCCTGGCGCAGCAGCTCGGGTTCTCGAACAGCAGCCTGACCCTGATCGCCACCGCGATATCGGAGCTGGCGCGCAACATCCTTCTCTACGCCAAACGGGGCGAGCTGAGCCTCGGGGTCGTGGAGAACAACGGTGCGAAGGGGATCACGGTCATCGCCCGGGACGAAGGACCGGGCATCCCCGACGTGGAGCGGGCGATGGAGCTCGGCTTCTCCACCTCCGGCAGCCTCGGTCTCGGGCTCCCAGGGGTGAAGCGCCTCATGGACGAGTTCGAGATCGTCTCCATCGCTGGCGGCGGGACGACCGTGAAGGCAAAAAAATGGAAGCGATGA